The nucleotide sequence CGATTGATGCTGCCAATGAAGAACAGCAGCGAGAGCTACAGCTAACGTTGCTCCAGTCACTGCCAGATTTCGGCTTTCAGAATCTCTGGGCTGACTGGACTTTTCTAAATTTTTTGCAGTATTTTGGCAATTTTGAATATCGTCAGGAGACCAGCTATCGTCTCAGTGGCGATTACTTTGAGATCATTCTCGATCGCGACCCTTATGCTTATTTACCCTACGAATATCTTTCGAGCAGTGTTTCGCTGTTTGCGGGCGAACCCGAACGAGCGGTGGCCATGCAAGAAGCGGGGTTAGCGTTACTTGCGCCAGATTTGCCACCGAAAAGCTATTTTATTTGGCGGCATAAGGGCATTGATGAAATCTTATTTCTGGACGACTATGACGCATCAGCCAAATCTCATGCAATGGCGGCTGCCTGGGCTGCACAATCCTCTTTCCCAGGTGCCAAAGAAGACCAACATTCTCTAAAAGACACAGCTGATTTTTTGGCTAAAGGTGACTTTGATCCGCGGGCGGTGCAAATCACTGCTTGGGCGCAGCTGATTCGTACGGCTCCGGATGCTCAGACTCAAGACAAAGCCATCGAACGGTTGAGAAGCTTGTTCGACATCGAAGTCGTTTGGCAGGAGGATGGCACCTTCTTGCTCCAACAAATTGCCCCCTCTGAGGTAGAGGATGCAGAGACCTAGCCACACTCTCGCCTAAGGATTAATACCATCCCTGTGCGATCGAGAAATCCAAATGGCTCTCTTTCAGCATCAGTACAAGGCTGTATTAGTGCAAGAAGTGGCGGATGCCGGTCATCGCCATAACGAGACCGAGTTCGTTGGCCGCTTGGATGGAGTCGGCATCGCGTTTGCTGCCGCCGGGCTGCACGATCGCCCGAATCCCCGCTGCCGCTGCCGTCCGTACGGAGTCGTCAAAGGGGAAGAAGCCATCGCTGGCGAGCACCGCGCCTTGGGATCTTTCTCCGGCTTGGTCGAGGGCGATTTTGGCAGCCCCGACCCGATTCATTTGTCCGGCCCCGACGCCGAGGGTAGTGCGGTGATTGGTCACCAAAATGGCGTTGGACTTGATGTGCTTGACCAAGCGCCAGGCAAACAAGAGTTCTTCGAGGGTGTCGGCGTCGGGCTTATGTTCGGTGACGATTTCCCACTCTGAGGGGTCGTCTTCGATATTGTCGGTCTCTTGGACGAGGAAACCACCCGCGATCGCTCTGGGGGCGTGGGTCGGCCCGGTCAACAAGTCTTCGAGTAGCAACACCCGCAGGTTACTCTTTTTCGCCAAAATCGCTCTCGCGTCATCATCACACCCCGGCGCGACAATACATTCCAAAAAGGTTTGGGTCATGGCGGTGGCGGTGTCGCCATCAATGGGGCGATTGAGTGCGACAATGCCGCCAAAGGCCGATACCGAGTCGGCATCAAAGGCTTTTTGATAAGCTTCGGCGAGGGAATCGCCTTGAGCAGCGCCGCAAGGATTCGTATGTTTGAGCACTGCCGCCGCTGGCACATAGGCCGGAAACTCGGCGATGATGCGACGGGCCGCTTCGAGGTCCACCAGATTATTGTAGCTGAGGGGTTTGCCCTGTACCAAATCAGCGGCGGCCCAGCCAGATGGGATATTCCCGGTTTGATACCAGGTGGCAGGCTGGTGAGGATTTTCGCCATAGCGCAACTGCTGCCGCTGGATACCGCTCAGAGTCCACCGTTGCGGCAGTTCGGTAGCGACGTCGATGTTGGCTTCGGAGTCCGCAGCGGAGAGGTAGTGGGCGATCGCTTGGTCATAGGTGGCCGTGTGCCAAAAGGCTTGGCGGGCACAGTCTTGCCGAAAACCAGGTGTGACTTCGCCTTCATGTTCCGCCATTTGCGCCAGGTAGAGCGCATACTGTTCGGGATTGCAGAGAATCGTGACGAAAGCGTAATTTTTAGCCGCGGCGCGCACCATGGTGGGGCCACCAATGTCAATTTGCTCGATCGCTTCTGGCAAGGTGACATCGGGCTTAGCAATGGTTTGCTCAAAGGGGTAGAGGTTCACCACCACCAGGTCAAAGGCGCGAATGTCGTGGGCGGCCATCTCTTCGGCGTCGCTGGGCAGGGCAGGACGGCCAAGGATGCCGCCGTGAATGCGGGGGTGCAGGGTTTTGACGCGACCGCCGAGAATTTCGGGCGAGCCCGTGTAGTCAGAGACTTTAGTGACAGGGAGGCCAGCGTCAGCGATCGCCTTTGCCGTGCCGCCGCTGCTGACAATTTCAAAATCAAATGACTCGACCAGGGCTTTGGCCAACTCAATCAGTCCGGTTTTGTCTGACACACTTAGCAATGCTAGCCGCGACATGGCGCTCATCCCCTCTCTTTGCATCCTTAAATATACCGGGGCTAGGGGGAGTGAGGGTAGGGGGGGGAAGAGTGTGAGGGTCAGAGAGTTTGAGGGTAGGGGGGAAGAGATGGGGAGTAGGGGACTGGGGGACTGGGGGCGCGAGGGTAGAATCGAGACCGAATGTTGCGAGGAGATAGGAAATGGTGTTGAGGGCGATCGCAAGAGATGCCGATACGGCAGCGGATAAGCTGCTGATTGGGCTGCATGGCTGGGGGGCGAATGCGGAAGATTTGGCAGCGTTAGCCGATTATTTGCCGTTGCGAGGCTTCAAAATGCGGTTTCCCGATGCGCCGTTTCCGCATCCCCACGCACCAGGGGGACGGATGTGGTATGGCTTTCCGCTGGGGTATGACTTTCAGAGTGATCACGATTTTGCACAGCAGGCCGATTTGCAAGAAAGTCGGGCATTGCTGGGGCAGTGGTTAGTCCAAGTGGCAGAGGAGACGGGCATTCCACCCGAGAGGACAGCGATCGCGGGCTTTTCGCAAGGGGGCGCAATGACGCTGGATGTGGGGCTGCAACTGCCGCTCGCGGGGGCACTGATTTTGAGTGGCTACATGCATGGCTCAACGGCTCCCAATGCTGAATTGGGGCCAGTTTTGATGGTTCACGGCAGGCAAGATCCAGTAGTGCCGATCACCCGAGCCCATCAGTCGCGGGATGCCCTGAAAGCGCAAGCGGTGGATTTGACTTATCAGGAATACGACATGGGCCATGAGATTTCGCCGCTGGTGTTGCGAGAGATTCGACTATTTTGTGAGCAGTTGCCGATTTGATCAGAGCTGGGGAGTTGGGGAGCAGGGGGGGTAAGGGAGCGGAGGGGGTAAGGGAGCGGAGGGGCACATCCACTCTGCCACCTGTCCACTGGGGAGGACTCATCAATAAATCTGTGAACTAACCTGAAAAGAGGTACGAGTGCCTGTCTAATGTGGGGACTCTGAACTGATGCCGTTTACCCCAACTGCGATCTGCCGTGACTCAAGAATTTCATTTATCTATCACTGCCCTGGGTAGCGATCGCTATCTGATTCGCACTGAAGACACAGCGGCCGGGGTCCCCGTGGCGGAGTCACAGGTGGAGTGGCCGGTGGAAGACTGGCTCCAAATGGCGCAACCAGCGATGGACGACCCAGTGTTGGGGCTGCTGCAGGGGCAGGTGGATTTGAGCGGTCCCTCAGGACTGCAAGCTCTGGGTCAGGAACTGTATCAGGCCTTGTTTCAAGACGACGCGATTCGCGAGAGCTGGCTGCGGGCGCAGGGCATCGCCCAAAACCGTAACGAAATTTTGCGCTTGCGCCTGGGACTCAAAGACAGTCGCTTGCAACGCCTGCCCTGGGAACTGCTGCGTCAGGGGCAACAACCGATTACGACTCAGGGGAACCAAACCTTTGCCCGCTATGCCGCGAATCTGCTCGTGACCCAAACGGCAGAAATGCAGGCGCTGTCAGGAGTAGATGACACGATTCGCGTGTTGATGGTGCTAGCGAGCCCTCACGATCAAGATCATTTGCAACTGTTGCAAGAGGTGCGCCAGATTCAAGATTTGCTGGCGCGGCCTACAGTCCAGGCCACCGCGATTCAGATTGATATTTTGGAGCAACCCGATCGCAGTCAACTGGCCCAAAAGCTAGAGCAAGAGCACTATCAAGTACTGCACTATGCCGGCCACAGCGACTTTGGCCACAGCGGCGGCGATCTCTCGCTCGTCAATCGCCAAACGGGGTTGACGGAGCGGCTGTCAGGCGATGACTTGGCGGGTCTGCTGGTGAATAACCAGGTGGCGCTAACGATTTTCAACTCTTGTCGTAGCGGTCATACCGCAGGCGATGATGCCGAAATGGACTGGCGGCAGCAAAATTTGGTGCAGGCGTTGGTGACGCGCGGGGTGCCCAGCGTCATTGCTATGGCAGAGCGCATTCCGGATGGGGTGGCGATCGCCTTTACTCAACTCTTTTATCAAAATTTGCGCCGGGGCTTTCCCATTGATGTGAGCTTGAGCCGCACTCGCCAAGGCTTGCTCGCCAGTTTTGGCTCAGACCAGCATTACTGGGCCTTGCCCATTTTGTACATGCATCCGGAATTTGATGGGTACTTGACCCGACGCGATCGCGCAGCCGACGCCCAGCTCAATCCCGATGTGCTCTCCGCCCCAGAAACGGCTCCCTCGCCCCTTGACCTGGAAGCAGCCCCCAACGCTAACTCAGCCAACGTAACTGGCCCGGCAGCAGCAGTCGCCAGTGCCTCAGTGACCGTGCTACCGCCCGAATCGGGAACCGATACTGCGGTGCCGTTGCCCGATTTACCGGCTGACGCAGGAGTCGCCGCGACCCTGCTGAGCCAACTAGAGACGTCCAATTCTCCAGCTGCAGAAGAGGACGAACTGCTTGCCAGCTATGTGCAACAACTGTCGCAAAACTCGGCCAATACCAAGGAATCGCCGATCACCGCCGATGCCGAAGAAGTGCTGATCGATGATCAGAATCACCGGGCTGGGATGGCGATTTATGACACGTTGCCAGACGTCTCACCGCCGGATGGCACGACGGAGCGATCGCCAGCAGAGCCCACGATCTCCTCCTCTAGCCCGCCACCCTCAACCGCCTCTCGCTCATCAGCCCCGTCATCCACTCACACAAGACCGAATCGCCCCCCTGAAAAGCCCATCCTGGTCTGGTTTGCCTTGGGGCTGGTGGGCATCGTCGGGGTCTTAGGACTGAGTTTGGTGGCCCTGCGTTGGGGGGGCAATGACACCGCCAATCTTGCCCAAGGAGACTCGCCCAGCTCGGTAGTCACGGAAGACGATGTTGCCGTCACTCCGGCTGCACCCCAACCTGCTAACGACGACCCAGACACCCTGATTCGCCGAGCTGAAGAGGCTATTCGGGGCGATCGCTACGCCGATGCTCGGGAAGATTTCAACCTGGCGTTAGATCAAGCGTTGATGGGCAATGCCACCCATAGCGACGTTAGCGATCCTATTTGGACTTGGGTCAAAGACGCTACCCAGTCCGATTTACTCTTCATCAAGGGGCGTCTAGCTTGGCAAGAAGCGAAGCTCATCGCAAATGAGCAGGGCGAGTTTGATAGCCGCTTTAACCAACGCACCTACATCGCCCAGGCCCGTGAAGCTTGGGATCGCACCGATGACACCTTGATTGAGGGACGCATCGCCCGCGGCTTTGCCGCTTATGCCCAGGGCGACTGGAATGCCGCGATCGCCAACTGGGAAGCGGCCCTGACCTTGCACGATGCACAACGAGAGCGCCAGCCCAACCCCGCTGGCAACGTGCCCGCCGATCCCGTTGTGCTGCACGCCTATGCCGGGCTGATTATGGTTAACACCCGATTAGCCAACATGAATCTTGCGGCCCTAGAGGAAGATGCTGCCCTGAGCGCGGCCAGCGAGACTGACCAGGGAATTTTGAATGCGGAGGCAGAGTTGAATCGAGCGATCGCCCGCGAATACTTCTTGCGCTTACAAGAGATAGACGAGCTGAGTTGGATGGATCCGCAAAAGCTGGGTATTGTGACCGACGCCCCCGAAGACCAATTCAATTGGATTTGGAGTCTCGATTTGTTAGAAGACTGGCGCACGGCCTATCGCTTTTGGGAGCAAGAAACGAGCAGTTCAGTGCTTCCTGACCCAGAATAAACTTTCTCCTTGCCGCTACAGTGGAGTCAGTCGCGCTGGCCTGTGTTATGACTTCCTCGTCCGCCATCCTTAAATCCCTGAAAGCTGAGTCGATCACCGCAGCCGCATTTGCCCCCTTCGGGCAGGTGATTTTTCCTTCAGAAGACGGTGCTCCCTATGGCCCCGATGATGCTCAGCTGAAGCTGGATGAAGGGATTCCTCGCTTTTACATCATGCGCTTAGCGGGCAAGGGACAGCAGTTTCATGCGATTACCCGACATCGCCGCTGCACACAATGTTTGGGTTCGCTGGCAGGCGCCGAGTGGTTGATGGCGGTGGCTCCCCCCAGCGATGCTGATGAGCCGAATCCTGAAACGATTCAAGCGTTTCGCATTCCCGGTAATTGTTTTGTCAAGCTCCACGTCGGCACCTGGCACGCGGGACCGCTATTCAACGCACCCGTCGTGGATTTCTATAATTTGGAACTGAGTGATACGAACGTGGTGGATCACCAAACCTGCAACCTGCGATCGCGCTTCCACGTAGAATTTGAAATCGTGTAGAGAACAAGGACGATTGATGGCGAAATTTGTGATGTGGGGCAGCTATTGCGAAGACGCCCTCGAAAAACGTACGCCTTACCGTGCCGATCACCTGGCGGGGCTGCAATCGCAAAAGGACCGCGGCGTGTTGCTCTCCCTCGGCCCAACCATGGATAACACCAAGGTCTTTGGCATTTACGAAGCGGATGATCAAGCCACCGTGCGCCAACTCATCGAGAACGATCCCTACTGGCAAAACGGCATCTGGACAGAATACGAGCTGTACGCCTGGAATCAAGTATTTTGAACCCAGACGAGAGCCGCCGCCGCTCCCGAACCTAGCCTGAAGTTTCTCATTTTCCACCATGTCAGAAATCACCTGGGATGACTTTCAAAAAGTTGAATTAAGAGTCGGCACCATCATTGAGGCGAGCGATTTTCCCGCGGCGCGAAAACCGGCGTACATTTTGCAGGTAGATTTTGGCGACGAGCTGGGCGTCAAAAAGTCGAGTGCGCAAATTACGGCGCTGTACTCAAAGGAAGACCTGATCGGCAAACAAGTGATTGCAGTCGTGAATTTTCCGCCCAAACAGATTGGCCCCATTCAATCAGAATGTTTAGTCACGGGCTTTTACAACTCGGAGGGCCAAGTGGTGCTGGCAGTGCCCGATCAAAACCTGCAAAATGGGGCAAGACTGGCATAGCAATTAAGCCTGGATGCGCCGCGAGTCACAGCGGCAACAGATAATTGCCGAAAAATAAGTTAGCGTGGAATTACGAAAATATTAAGAATTGCATTTTTATGCCTTAGAGCCATGAAACCTTCAGTTCCTCAGCCACTGCTGTTAGTGGATGGCTACAACATCATCGGTGCTTGGCCTCGGCTTTCACGCCTGCGCGATCGCGAAACCTTAGCGATCGCCCGTGATCAATTGGTTGAAGAACTCACAAATTACAGCGCCTACCAAGGCTTCAGAACTCGGATTGTCTTTGACGCCTACGAACAACGGCAACCGAGCTGGCAGGAGCCAGTGACCCAAGACGTCCTCATTCACTACACCGATTACGGCCAAACCGCCGATAGCTGCATTGAAAAGTGGTGCGCAAAATTGCAAAAAGATGTGCAGTATTTCAATTTGCGTTTGATTGTGGCTACCTCTGACCAGGCCCATCGTCACACCGTCACGGGCTATGGTGCTGAGTGGATGTCGGCTCAGC is from Leptolyngbya iicbica LK and encodes:
- the purH gene encoding bifunctional phosphoribosylaminoimidazolecarboxamide formyltransferase/IMP cyclohydrolase, translating into MSRLALLSVSDKTGLIELAKALVESFDFEIVSSGGTAKAIADAGLPVTKVSDYTGSPEILGGRVKTLHPRIHGGILGRPALPSDAEEMAAHDIRAFDLVVVNLYPFEQTIAKPDVTLPEAIEQIDIGGPTMVRAAAKNYAFVTILCNPEQYALYLAQMAEHEGEVTPGFRQDCARQAFWHTATYDQAIAHYLSAADSEANIDVATELPQRWTLSGIQRQQLRYGENPHQPATWYQTGNIPSGWAAADLVQGKPLSYNNLVDLEAARRIIAEFPAYVPAAAVLKHTNPCGAAQGDSLAEAYQKAFDADSVSAFGGIVALNRPIDGDTATAMTQTFLECIVAPGCDDDARAILAKKSNLRVLLLEDLLTGPTHAPRAIAGGFLVQETDNIEDDPSEWEIVTEHKPDADTLEELLFAWRLVKHIKSNAILVTNHRTTLGVGAGQMNRVGAAKIALDQAGERSQGAVLASDGFFPFDDSVRTAAAAGIRAIVQPGGSKRDADSIQAANELGLVMAMTGIRHFLH
- a CDS encoding alpha/beta hydrolase, with product MVLRAIARDADTAADKLLIGLHGWGANAEDLAALADYLPLRGFKMRFPDAPFPHPHAPGGRMWYGFPLGYDFQSDHDFAQQADLQESRALLGQWLVQVAEETGIPPERTAIAGFSQGGAMTLDVGLQLPLAGALILSGYMHGSTAPNAELGPVLMVHGRQDPVVPITRAHQSRDALKAQAVDLTYQEYDMGHEISPLVLREIRLFCEQLPI
- a CDS encoding CHAT domain-containing protein translates to MTQEFHLSITALGSDRYLIRTEDTAAGVPVAESQVEWPVEDWLQMAQPAMDDPVLGLLQGQVDLSGPSGLQALGQELYQALFQDDAIRESWLRAQGIAQNRNEILRLRLGLKDSRLQRLPWELLRQGQQPITTQGNQTFARYAANLLVTQTAEMQALSGVDDTIRVLMVLASPHDQDHLQLLQEVRQIQDLLARPTVQATAIQIDILEQPDRSQLAQKLEQEHYQVLHYAGHSDFGHSGGDLSLVNRQTGLTERLSGDDLAGLLVNNQVALTIFNSCRSGHTAGDDAEMDWRQQNLVQALVTRGVPSVIAMAERIPDGVAIAFTQLFYQNLRRGFPIDVSLSRTRQGLLASFGSDQHYWALPILYMHPEFDGYLTRRDRAADAQLNPDVLSAPETAPSPLDLEAAPNANSANVTGPAAAVASASVTVLPPESGTDTAVPLPDLPADAGVAATLLSQLETSNSPAAEEDELLASYVQQLSQNSANTKESPITADAEEVLIDDQNHRAGMAIYDTLPDVSPPDGTTERSPAEPTISSSSPPPSTASRSSAPSSTHTRPNRPPEKPILVWFALGLVGIVGVLGLSLVALRWGGNDTANLAQGDSPSSVVTEDDVAVTPAAPQPANDDPDTLIRRAEEAIRGDRYADAREDFNLALDQALMGNATHSDVSDPIWTWVKDATQSDLLFIKGRLAWQEAKLIANEQGEFDSRFNQRTYIAQAREAWDRTDDTLIEGRIARGFAAYAQGDWNAAIANWEAALTLHDAQRERQPNPAGNVPADPVVLHAYAGLIMVNTRLANMNLAALEEDAALSAASETDQGILNAEAELNRAIAREYFLRLQEIDELSWMDPQKLGIVTDAPEDQFNWIWSLDLLEDWRTAYRFWEQETSSSVLPDPE
- a CDS encoding ureidoglycolate lyase, with translation MTSSSAILKSLKAESITAAAFAPFGQVIFPSEDGAPYGPDDAQLKLDEGIPRFYIMRLAGKGQQFHAITRHRRCTQCLGSLAGAEWLMAVAPPSDADEPNPETIQAFRIPGNCFVKLHVGTWHAGPLFNAPVVDFYNLELSDTNVVDHQTCNLRSRFHVEFEIV
- a CDS encoding YciI family protein — protein: MAKFVMWGSYCEDALEKRTPYRADHLAGLQSQKDRGVLLSLGPTMDNTKVFGIYEADDQATVRQLIENDPYWQNGIWTEYELYAWNQVF
- a CDS encoding tRNA-binding protein, translated to MSEITWDDFQKVELRVGTIIEASDFPAARKPAYILQVDFGDELGVKKSSAQITALYSKEDLIGKQVIAVVNFPPKQIGPIQSECLVTGFYNSEGQVVLAVPDQNLQNGARLA
- a CDS encoding YacP-like NYN domain-containing protein, whose amino-acid sequence is MKPSVPQPLLLVDGYNIIGAWPRLSRLRDRETLAIARDQLVEELTNYSAYQGFRTRIVFDAYEQRQPSWQEPVTQDVLIHYTDYGQTADSCIEKWCAKLQKDVQYFNLRLIVATSDQAHRHTVTGYGAEWMSAQRLAQDLRATVQQGRKNHRGRAGKTSQRFNTALKPAVHDRLRALRNQLEQRPNIGS